The following proteins come from a genomic window of Pseudomonas sp. Z8(2022):
- a CDS encoding LysR family transcriptional regulator, with protein MLRFDDLQLFVRTAETGSLSAAARLLDVSPAVASAALKRLEQQLQVRLLARSTRSLRLTPEGELYLVHARLALQSLEEGRQQLAGSQDGIRGVLQLSAPSDFGRNTLLSWLDEFQGEHPQLQLRLLLADRVADLFREPVDIALRYGAPEDSSLVALPVAPDNRRVLCASPAYLAKHGAPHTVEDLRQHNCLLYMLHGRVHDRWRFQDGKREVVMSVAGNRVCDDADVTRRWAVGGQGVVYKSWLDVADDVREGGLQVLLPAWLGEPTPLYLVCAHRAQLSKAVHLLREFLQLRCGTLLAVAPWR; from the coding sequence ATGCTGCGTTTCGATGACCTACAACTCTTCGTGCGCACTGCCGAAACCGGCAGCCTGTCGGCTGCGGCGCGGCTACTCGACGTATCGCCGGCGGTGGCCAGCGCCGCGCTCAAGCGTCTCGAGCAACAACTGCAGGTGCGTCTGCTGGCGCGCTCGACGCGCAGCCTGCGCCTGACGCCCGAGGGTGAGCTGTATCTGGTCCACGCCCGCCTGGCCTTGCAGAGCCTGGAGGAGGGGCGCCAGCAACTGGCCGGCAGCCAGGACGGCATTCGTGGCGTGTTGCAGCTGTCGGCACCCTCGGACTTCGGCCGCAACACGTTGCTGTCCTGGCTGGACGAGTTCCAGGGCGAGCATCCGCAACTGCAGCTGCGCCTGCTGCTCGCCGACCGTGTCGCCGATCTGTTCCGCGAGCCGGTGGATATCGCCCTGCGCTATGGCGCGCCGGAAGACTCCAGTCTGGTGGCCCTGCCGGTGGCGCCGGACAACCGCCGGGTTCTTTGCGCTTCGCCGGCCTATCTGGCCAAGCACGGCGCGCCGCATACGGTGGAGGATCTGCGCCAGCACAACTGCCTGCTGTACATGCTGCACGGTCGCGTGCATGACCGCTGGCGCTTTCAGGACGGCAAGCGCGAGGTGGTCATGAGCGTTGCCGGCAACCGGGTGTGCGACGATGCCGATGTCACCCGGCGCTGGGCCGTGGGCGGGCAGGGCGTGGTGTACAAGTCCTGGCTGGACGTGGCCGACGACGTGCGCGAGGGGGGGCTGCAGGTGCTGCTGCCCGCCTGGCTGGGCGAGCCGACGCCGCTGTATCTGGTCTGTGCGCACCGCGCTCAGCTGAGCAAGGCGGTGCATCTGCTGCGCGAGTTCCTCCAGTTGCGCTGCGGGACCCTGCTGGCGGTGGCGCCCTGGCGTTGA
- a CDS encoding TetR family transcriptional regulator: MARRTKEEAQATRVQILDAAERVFHAQGVSRASLAEVAKEAGVSRGAIYWHFENKIDLFQAMLDRLRLPLEELARASESEDEPDPLGCMRELLVKALTRLAQDSQSQRIHDILRYKCEYTGELLGLRERMQELSLDCDLRIAKALGNAVNKGQLPSDLDCARAAMCLHAYMEGIEANWLLVPNFDLAQQAPALVDTVLDMLRSPALRLLSVKPQADA, from the coding sequence ATGGCCAGAAGAACCAAAGAGGAAGCGCAGGCGACACGGGTACAGATACTCGACGCCGCCGAGCGGGTATTCCATGCCCAGGGCGTTTCCCGTGCGTCTCTGGCCGAAGTGGCGAAGGAAGCCGGCGTCAGCCGCGGCGCCATCTACTGGCATTTCGAGAACAAGATAGACCTGTTTCAGGCCATGCTCGATCGCCTGCGCCTGCCGCTGGAGGAACTGGCGCGTGCCAGTGAGAGTGAGGATGAACCAGATCCGCTGGGCTGCATGCGTGAGCTGCTGGTCAAGGCGCTGACCCGACTGGCGCAGGATTCTCAGAGCCAGCGCATTCACGACATCCTGCGTTACAAATGCGAGTACACCGGCGAGCTGCTGGGCCTGCGTGAACGCATGCAGGAACTTAGCCTTGACTGCGACCTGCGTATCGCCAAGGCGCTGGGTAATGCGGTCAACAAGGGCCAGTTGCCGAGCGACCTGGATTGCGCGCGCGCAGCCATGTGCCTGCACGCCTACATGGAAGGCATCGAGGCCAACTGGCTGCTGGTGCCCAACTTCGACCTGGCGCAACAGGCGCCCGCGCTGGTCGATACCGTGCTGGACATGCTGCGCAGCCCGGCCTTGCGCCTGCTCTCGGTCAAGCCTCAGGCAGACGCTTGA
- a CDS encoding zinc-binding alcohol dehydrogenase family protein: protein MKAVAYYQSLPADHPEALLDVQLDAPSPGPHDLLVEVRAISVNPVDTKIRLGVTPENGAAKVLGWDAAGVVKAVGSAVSLFHPGDRVFYAGAIDRAGANSELHLVDERIVGAMPASLSFAEAAALPLTAITAWELLFERLQIAEGSADQGQSLLIVGAAGGVGSILTQLARRLTGLTVIGTASRPETQAWVRELGAHHVIDHSKPLSEELARVGVGQVTHVASLTQTDQHYAQLIECLLPQGRLALIDDPLLPLDVMQLKRKSLSLHWELMFTRSLYQTDDMIEQHRLLQRVSELVDSGVIRTTLGEHFGRIEAANLRRAHALLESGKAKGKIVLEGF from the coding sequence ATGAAAGCCGTCGCCTACTACCAATCCCTTCCGGCCGACCATCCCGAAGCCTTGCTGGACGTGCAACTGGATGCCCCCTCCCCTGGGCCGCACGACCTGCTGGTGGAGGTTCGGGCGATTTCGGTCAACCCGGTCGACACCAAGATCCGCCTGGGCGTCACCCCGGAGAACGGCGCAGCCAAGGTACTCGGCTGGGACGCTGCCGGTGTGGTCAAGGCGGTGGGCAGTGCAGTGAGCCTGTTCCACCCCGGCGACCGGGTGTTCTATGCCGGTGCCATCGACCGTGCCGGGGCCAACAGCGAGCTGCACCTGGTCGATGAACGCATCGTCGGCGCCATGCCCGCCAGCCTGTCGTTCGCCGAAGCGGCAGCGCTGCCGCTGACGGCCATCACCGCCTGGGAACTGCTGTTCGAGCGTCTGCAGATCGCCGAAGGTTCGGCCGATCAGGGCCAGAGCCTGCTGATCGTCGGTGCCGCCGGGGGTGTCGGTTCGATCCTCACTCAACTGGCGCGGCGCCTGACCGGCCTGACCGTGATCGGCACCGCCTCGCGTCCGGAAACCCAGGCCTGGGTCCGCGAGCTGGGTGCGCATCACGTGATCGATCACAGCAAGCCGCTGAGCGAGGAACTGGCGCGCGTCGGTGTCGGCCAGGTCACCCATGTCGCCAGCCTGACCCAGACCGACCAGCACTACGCTCAACTGATCGAGTGTCTGCTGCCGCAGGGCCGCCTGGCGCTGATCGATGACCCGCTGCTACCGCTGGACGTGATGCAGCTCAAGCGCAAGAGCCTGTCGCTGCACTGGGAACTGATGTTCACCCGCTCGCTGTACCAGACCGACGACATGATCGAGCAGCATCGCCTGCTGCAACGGGTCTCCGAACTGGTCGACAGCGGCGTGATCAGGACCACCCTCGGTGAGCATTTCGGCCGCATCGAGGCCGCCAACCTGCGCCGCGCCCATGCACTGCTGGAAAGCGGCAAGGCGAAAGGCAAGATAGTGCTTGAAGGGTTCTGA